ATCCTGGGGCAGGGATTGGTTGGAAGTCTGATGCTCCAGGTTCACAAGGCGGCGGGCCACGGTCCGGTGGTGGCGGTGGACGCCCTGGAGCGGCGTTGCGAGCTGGCCGACCGCCTGGGCGCGGACGTGGTGATCAACGCGGCCCGTGAAGACCCGGTCGAAGCGGTGCGGAGCATCACGGCCGGCGTCGGGGCGGACATCGTCATCTATGCCGTCGGCGGCAGGGAGGGCGCCAAAGCTTTCCTCCAAGCACTGGACATGCTGGCAGTCGGCGGACTCCTCCATCTCATCGGACTTTGTGAGCCCGATCCCCTGCCGCTGCCGTCCTCGAAGATTCAAGGCCGGCGCCTGCTCGGGGGCTACTACGGGCGCCCCAACGATGCCTGGACGGCGCGGACGGGGATGGAGTTGCTCGCGTCCGGCGCGATAGACGCCGCGGCCATGACCACGCACCGCTTTCCCGCCGACCGCGCCGGCGACGCCTTTGCACTGCTGCAAGAACGACCGGGCGACGCTCTCGGCGTGATCCTGGAGTGGGACGCGGACCCGGCCTGAGCGCCGCTTAGCCGAAGCCCGTGACCTCCACGCCAAAGACCGCTTCAATCAGCGCCCGGTATTCCTTGTTGATGGTCCACAGGCCGGCGACCGTCGCCTGCTCCGAGGTCGTCTGGGCATAGTCGAAGCGCGGCGCGTCGGCGAGGCGGTAGTTGATGAAGCCATTCACCTCGTGAGGGTGAAAGAAGAGGTCTCGGCAGCGCGCCACGCGCTCCTGCCATGTCGATTGGTAGCTCACGTCGCGCTTCACTGCGTCGCCCTGTCGATCCATGATCGCGGGGTCGTTCATCAGGTCCCACGCCGAGGCGAAGCCGCCCTCAGGCTTGTGGAAATACACCCCCATGCGGGGATCGACGTAGGCCCAGCTCCCGACGAAGACCTCCGCCGTCACGTGCCCGCCGATCACGTGGTAAATGATCCGCCCCGGAATACCCGCGACCTCGCACAGCGGCACGTAAAGCCGCGAAAGTCCCTCGCAGAGCCACTCGCCCTTGGCGATCAGCTCCTCCTCGGTGCCGCCGTAGACGTAGACGTCGTGCGACGGCTCGCGGCCGGCCTCCTGGTGCACGTCGCGGCAGAACCGCATTAGCGCCAGCGCCTTGTCCGCCGGCGTTTCGGCCCCAGTCGTGGCACGGCGCACGACGTCCTCCAGTTCGGGTCGCGAGCCGGCGACGTAGGTCGTGCGTTCGGGCGTATAGGAGCGATAGAGGAATTCGGCGGTCTGCGGGCAGAGCAGCACGAGGTCGCGGCGCAGTTGGAAGTCGACCGTCCCGGTGTAGTTCACGTCCAGCTGGTTGTAGTTGACGATGTAGGCGGCGCGCCGCAGCTCACCTACGATCCGCTCGGCCGCCGCGAGCCCCGTATAGGGCCGCAGGTCGTCCCACGAGCCGGCAATCGGACCGTTGAACATCTCGCCCATCCGAGCGCTCCCCGCTGCGACGGCGTCGCCGATGTCGCAGGATAGACCGAAAGGGTCTTGCGGTCGGCGTCCAGGGTTCGCGTCCGCGGGTACCATCGCCAGCCCAACTGCTGACTCGGGAGGGCCGCTCGATGTCCAGTCGCTCTTCCAATACGGGCTCGTCTCACCTGGTGGCGGCGCTGATCGAATCGGGCGTCGAGCGCCTGTTCTCGCTGTCGGGCAACCAGATTCTCTCGATCTACGACGCGTGCCTCGATGCGGGGCTCGAGATCATCCACGTGCGCCACGAGGCCGCGGCGGTGCACATGGCCGACGCCTGGGGCCGGTTGACCGGCCGACCGGGCGTGGCGCTGCTGACCGCGGGTCCCGGTCACGCAAACGGGCTGTCGGCGCTGTTCGTCGCGCGGCAGTCCGAGTCGCCGCTGGTGGTGCTCAGCGGCCAGAGCGCGCGTGCGGACGACGGCCGCGGCGCCTTTCAGGAAATGCCCCAGGCGGAGCTTGCACAACCGCTCGCCAAGGCCGCCTGGACGGCGGAAGACTCGGCATCGCTCGGCGGCGACGTGCGCCGCGCGTTGGACCTTGCCGTGCGCGGTCGACCCGGTCCGGTGGCGGTCAGCCTTCCCAGCGACGTGCTCGAAGCGCAAGTCCCACGAAGCGATGATGCATTTGCAAACTCAGAGCTACCGACACTGACCGAGGCCGGTCAGCATCGCATCGGCGAGCTACTCGACACCGCCCAACGCCCCATGATTCTGGCCGGTCCGGCCATGATGCGGCCGCCGGCGAGTGACTACCTCGAGCAGCTCGAATCGACGGCGGGCGTCCCGGTCGTGGCAACCGAGAGCCCGCGTGGCGTGAACGATCCCAGCTTGGGAGCGTTCGCCGAGGTGCTGGCGCAAGCCGACGTCGTCTTGCTGCTGGGTAAGCGCCTGGATCACTCGCTGCAGTTTGGCGCGCCGCCACTCTTCGCCGCCGACGCTTGCTTCGCGCAGGTCGACGCCGATGTCGCCGAGCTCGACCGCACGACTAGCAACGTGCGCCCGCCGCAGCAACTCGCAATTGCCGTACAGGCGCATCCAGGACAGGCGGCAGGCCAAATCGCGGCGGCCGCCGGAAGCGCACGCCACGAAAGCTGGCGCGACGCCGTGAGAGCCGCCGTGGCCCACCGTCCGGCGGCCTGGGACTCCTGGCAGTCCCCACCTCAGGGCCCGCTGCATCCGATCGAGGTTTGCCAATCGATCGGGCCGTGGGTGGATGACGGCATCGTCGTGATCGACGGCGGCGAGTTCGGCCAATGGGCCCAGGCGCTGCTGAGCGGCCGGCGGCGGGTCGTCAACGGCCCGGCTGGATCCATCGGCACCTCGATTCCCTTCGCGCTCACAGCCCGTCTGTTCGACCCAGATGCGCCGGTCGTCGCGATCCAGGGCGACGGCACGATCGGATTCCACCTGCTGGAGTTCGACACGGCGGTGCGCCACAACCTGCCGTTCGTCGCGATCGTCGGCAACGACGCCGGGTGGAACGCCGAGCGCCGCCTGCAGGCGCGAACGTACGGCGAAGACCGGATCTTCGCCTGCGACCTGCTCCCGACGCGCTACGACCTCGCGGTCGCGGCGCTGGGCGGCCACGGCGAGCACGTGACGAAGCGGTCAGAACTGGACACCGCGCTCGAGCGCGCCTTTGCCTCGGGGCTGCCCAGCCTGGTCAACGTCGCCATCGAGCCCACCGAGGCGCCGATCGTGCGCCGCAACGGGGCTCCGGCGCCCACTGGGCACTAGCCCGCCGTCGGCTTGGGCTTCGCCTGGACGTAAGTGCCCGGCCACGGCACGTCGACGCCGAGCTCCGCGGCGGCGTGGAGCGCCCAGTAGGGGTTGCGCAGCAGCTCGCGGCCGAGGGCGACCAAGTCCGCACGACCACTTTGCACGACCTCGTCGGCCATCCGGGCGTTCTCGATCAGCCCCACCGCGATGACCGGCCCTCCGGCCACGCGGCGGATGGTCTCGGCCGCCGGCAACAGGTAGCCGGGATAGACCTTGGGAACGCTGGGCGTGACGCCGCCGGCGCTGACGTGGATCAGGTCGGCGCCCGCCTCCCGCAGACACCGCGAGCCAATGGCCATGTCGTCGGCGGTGTTGCCGCCGTCCACGAAGTCGGTGCCGGAGATGCGCACCGAGATCGGCATCCAGTCCGGAATCGCTTCTCGCACGGCGGCGACGACCTCGCACGGCATGCGAGCGCGATGCTCGATTCCGCCGCCGTATTCGTCGTCGCGCTGGTTGGTGAGCGGCGAGAAAAACTCGCTGAGCAGATATCCGTGCGCGGAGTGAATCTCGATCGCCTGGAATCCGGCCTCAACCGCGCGGCGCGCGGCGGCTGCAAAGGCCGCAACGACGCCTTGGATTTCTGAAACGGAGAGACTCATCGGCACGCGCCAGCCGGCATCGAACCGTAACCGGCTCGGCGCCACGAGGCGGTGCCCGGAGTGCCCGCGCTCGTCGTAGTAGGCCTTGCGCCCGGCGTGGCCGAGCTGGATGCCGATCACAGCGCCCTGCGAGGCGCAAAAGGCCGCGATGCGACGCAGCGGCTCGATCTGGGCGTCGTCCCAGAGGCCCAGATTGACCGGATAGATCACGCCCCGGGGTTCGACGGCCGTGACCTCGGTGAAGATCAGCCCCACGCCCCCGACCGCGCGCGAGCCGTAGTGCACCACGTGCCAGTCGCCGGCAGCACCGCCGTCCACGGCCGCCAGCTGGTCCATTGGGGCCATCACCACGCGGTTGCGCAGCGTGACGCCGCGGACGCGCAACGGATCGAACAATCCGGGCATTGGTTGCTCACAGAGAGAGGGGCGGCGGATTCTAGTGGGCGGGCCGCGCCAAAGCGTCGCGACGCTCGCTGGTCGCCGCCGCCGGGCGCCCACTAGGGGCGCCCCCTACACGGAGGACCCTCGCGACGCCCGCGGGCACCGGCCGGATACCATTGCGCCGCGTGGCGCAGCGGGAGAAGTGACACGGACAACAGCCAGCCGGTGCTCGAGTGCCGCGACCTGCGCAAGAGCTTTGGCGAACTCACGGCGGTGGATGGTGTGAGCTTTCACATCGCCGCCGGCGAGACCTACGGCCTGCTGGGCCCCAACGGCGCGGGCAAGACCACCAGCATCTCCATGGCGGTGGGCCTGATGCGCCGTGACGGCGGCCAGGTGCTGGTGGACGGCGAGCCCCTCGATCCCGGCACCACGAGCCTCAAGGCCAAGATCGGATTGGTTCCGCAAGACATCGCCGTCTATCCGGACCTGACGGCGCGGGAGAACCTGCGGTTCTTCGGCCGCCTCTACGACATGCCGCGCGCGGAGCTGCGTCGCCGCGTGGACGAGGTGCTCGAGATCATCGGGCTCAGCGACCGTGCAGACGATCGCGCCGACACCTTCTCCGGCGGGATGAAGCGCCGGCTCAACATCGGCATCGGGCTCTTGCACGCCCCGCGCCTCCTGGTGCTCGACGAGCCGACCGTCGGCGTGGATCCGCAGAGCCGCAATGCCATTCTCGAGAGCATTGAGCAGCTGGGCCGCCAGGGTCTGGCGGTGCTCTACACGACGCACTACATGGAAGAAGCCGAGCGGCTCTGCGACCGCATCGGCATCATCGATCGTGGGCAGATCAAGGCCGAGGGCACGCGCCGGGAGCTGGCCCAGATCGTGCGCGAGCACGACCGCGTGCGCCTGAGCGCCAGCGGTTCGCTGCACGCCGGCGCGGAGGCCATTGGGTGCATCGCCGGAGTGCAACAGGTCGACGTGGTCGACGGCGGCATCGACGTGCTGGTCGAGCAAGCCGGCAACTCGCTGACGGCGATGCTGTCGGCGCTGGACGAGGCCGGCGTGTCGATCACGGGCGTTGAGATCGACGAGCCGAATCTCGAAGCCGTATTCCTGCATCTCACCGGGCGCTCGCTGCGGGACTAGGCATGCGGTCCGCCCTGGTCATCGCGGCGAAGGATCTG
The sequence above is a segment of the Chloroflexota bacterium genome. Coding sequences within it:
- a CDS encoding zinc-binding dehydrogenase translates to ILGQGLVGSLMLQVHKAAGHGPVVAVDALERRCELADRLGADVVINAAREDPVEAVRSITAGVGADIVIYAVGGREGAKAFLQALDMLAVGGLLHLIGLCEPDPLPLPSSKIQGRRLLGGYYGRPNDAWTARTGMELLASGAIDAAAMTTHRFPADRAGDAFALLQERPGDALGVILEWDADPA
- a CDS encoding thiamine pyrophosphate-binding protein, which codes for MSSRSSNTGSSHLVAALIESGVERLFSLSGNQILSIYDACLDAGLEIIHVRHEAAAVHMADAWGRLTGRPGVALLTAGPGHANGLSALFVARQSESPLVVLSGQSARADDGRGAFQEMPQAELAQPLAKAAWTAEDSASLGGDVRRALDLAVRGRPGPVAVSLPSDVLEAQVPRSDDAFANSELPTLTEAGQHRIGELLDTAQRPMILAGPAMMRPPASDYLEQLESTAGVPVVATESPRGVNDPSLGAFAEVLAQADVVLLLGKRLDHSLQFGAPPLFAADACFAQVDADVAELDRTTSNVRPPQQLAIAVQAHPGQAAGQIAAAAGSARHESWRDAVRAAVAHRPAAWDSWQSPPQGPLHPIEVCQSIGPWVDDGIVVIDGGEFGQWAQALLSGRRRVVNGPAGSIGTSIPFALTARLFDPDAPVVAIQGDGTIGFHLLEFDTAVRHNLPFVAIVGNDAGWNAERRLQARTYGEDRIFACDLLPTRYDLAVAALGGHGEHVTKRSELDTALERAFASGLPSLVNVAIEPTEAPIVRRNGAPAPTGH
- a CDS encoding NADH:flavin oxidoreductase/NADH oxidase, producing MPGLFDPLRVRGVTLRNRVVMAPMDQLAAVDGGAAGDWHVVHYGSRAVGGVGLIFTEVTAVEPRGVIYPVNLGLWDDAQIEPLRRIAAFCASQGAVIGIQLGHAGRKAYYDERGHSGHRLVAPSRLRFDAGWRVPMSLSVSEIQGVVAAFAAAARRAVEAGFQAIEIHSAHGYLLSEFFSPLTNQRDDEYGGGIEHRARMPCEVVAAVREAIPDWMPISVRISGTDFVDGGNTADDMAIGSRCLREAGADLIHVSAGGVTPSVPKVYPGYLLPAAETIRRVAGGPVIAVGLIENARMADEVVQSGRADLVALGRELLRNPYWALHAAAELGVDVPWPGTYVQAKPKPTAG
- a CDS encoding ABC transporter ATP-binding protein, whose protein sequence is MLECRDLRKSFGELTAVDGVSFHIAAGETYGLLGPNGAGKTTSISMAVGLMRRDGGQVLVDGEPLDPGTTSLKAKIGLVPQDIAVYPDLTARENLRFFGRLYDMPRAELRRRVDEVLEIIGLSDRADDRADTFSGGMKRRLNIGIGLLHAPRLLVLDEPTVGVDPQSRNAILESIEQLGRQGLAVLYTTHYMEEAERLCDRIGIIDRGQIKAEGTRRELAQIVREHDRVRLSASGSLHAGAEAIGCIAGVQQVDVVDGGIDVLVEQAGNSLTAMLSALDEAGVSITGVEIDEPNLEAVFLHLTGRSLRD